The DNA segment CTCTCCAATCCAACGGACGAGTATTCCTGATCAACCAGAACGGCATCGCTTTTGGCCCGAATGCACAAATCGACGTGGGTGGATTTGTCGTGTCGTCGCTGGGCTTGTCCAACGCCGACTTTCTGGCGGGCCGGCTCAATTTCACCGAGCAGGCCGGTGCCGGAAACATTGTCAATCAGGGATTGATCCGAACCGCAAGCGGCGGTCTGGTCGCCCTCATTGCGCCAACCATTGAAAACCACGGAATCATTCAGGCGCCCAACGGCGATGTGATTCTCGCTGCTGGCAAGAGCGCAAATCTGGTCGATTTGCAGCGCCCCTCGATCCAGGTGGAAGTGAATGCGGCCGACAACCAGGCACTCAATGTCGGGCAGCTGGTGGGTCGCAACATCGGCATATATGCAGGTGCCATCCGGCATTCCGGTATAGCCAGTGCCAACACCGCGGCGCTTGATGAAACGGGTCGCGTCGTTTTCAAGGCGGTGGGCGACACGCTGGTGTCGGGCAAGGTGTCGGCGCGCAATGAGGCTGGTTCTGGCGGCCGAATCGAAGTGCTGGGCGATCGCGTCGGTCTGTTTGATGGCGCTGACATTGATGCGTCCGGCAAGACTGGCGGCGGGACTGTTCTAGTCGGTGGTGACTTCCAGGGCAAAAATCCGGACGTGCAGAACGCACAACGCACCTACGTTGCCCGGACGGCAAAAATCAGCGCTGATGCAATTGAGCAGGGCGATGGCGGCAAGGTGGTCGTTTGGGCGGATGACACGACGGTTTTCCACGGCTCGATTGACGCTCGGGGCGGGGCAGAGAGTGGCGACGGCGGAAATGTGGAGGTATCCGGGAAGCAGAATTTGGGCTTTACGGGAACTGTTGCTACTGGTGCCGCAAAAGGCAAGACAGGTTCTTTGCTGCTCGATCCAAATGATCTGTATGTCGGTCAGGATCCGAGTAACGGAGCACTGCTCGAGCCAAACGCTGATGCGGATGCAACGACATTTTTTGCGCAGACCAATCCCAATGACTATTTCGTTTTGGCGGCAAGCCTTGCAGGGGATACGAATTACACTCTTCAAGCCAACCACGATGTGATCTTCAATGCCAACGTCGGCTTTGGTTCGGCGGCGGGCAAAACGGTATTGATCACGGCGACCAACAACATCTTCTCTACCGGATTTGCCATCACTACCGCAGGTGGCGCCCTGACCATGAATTCGGCCACGATGTCGTTGGGAGGCATCGATACAGGTGCCGGCTTGCTGACGCTCAACAATTCCGGCGCGGCTTCGCAGTCTGGGGTATTTGCCGGCTCTGGTGGTCTGACCAAAACAGGTGGCGGGACGCTGACCCTATCGCAGATCAACACCTACACGGGCACGACCAACGTAACGGCGGGGACGCTGAGCGTAAGCGACGCAGCGGCGCTGAACACGGCATCGTCGGTGGTGGTCAATGGAGGCACGCTGGACATCAACAACATCACGCTCAACACGCTGGCGGGGATGACGGTGCAGGGCACGGGCGCGGGAGGCGTGGGAGCGCTGACCGGCACGGGAGCCGGAGCGCGCTACGACGGCGCGGTGACGCTGGCGGCGGCGACGACAGTCGGCGG comes from the Sulfuritalea hydrogenivorans sk43H genome and includes:
- a CDS encoding two-partner secretion domain-containing protein, yielding MAHIRQLPLKRISVALAAGFSSLVLANPLDPTVVAGSATFQNAGNTLTVTNANGTVIDWKGFSIGQGEITRFIQANAASQVLNRVTSGDPSVILGALQSNGRVFLINQNGIAFGPNAQIDVGGFVVSSLGLSNADFLAGRLNFTEQAGAGNIVNQGLIRTASGGLVALIAPTIENHGIIQAPNGDVILAAGKSANLVDLQRPSIQVEVNAADNQALNVGQLVGRNIGIYAGAIRHSGIASANTAALDETGRVVFKAVGDTLVSGKVSARNEAGSGGRIEVLGDRVGLFDGADIDASGKTGGGTVLVGGDFQGKNPDVQNAQRTYVARTAKISADAIEQGDGGKVVVWADDTTVFHGSIDARGGAESGDGGNVEVSGKQNLGFTGTVATGAAKGKTGSLLLDPNDLYVGQDPSNGALLEPNADADATTFFAQTNPNDYFVLAASLAGDTNYTLQANHDVIFNANVGFGSAAGKTVLITATNNIFSTGFAITTAGGALTMNSATMSLGGIDTGAGLLTLNNSGAASQSGVFAGSGGLTKTGGGTLTLSQINTYTGTTNVTAGTLSVSDAAALNTASSVVVNGGTLDINNITLNTLAGMTVQGTGAGGVGALTGTGAGARYDGAVTLAAATTVGGGGTLTLSGIIGDGGSAYKLSKEGAGTLVLGGANSYTGLTTVSAGTLAYGAADVIATGGVTVDGASAILALGLNHSDSVGTVTVANGGSITGTGTSALTSTGSFEMQSGSVSAILAGSGIALNKTTAGTVTLSGANTYTGITTVSAGTLVVGAAAPSGSAGALGNATSAVLLGDTAGSANAALLIGGAFTVGRDVTVQAGSSGTATIGGSTANSSTFSGSVTLNKNATFTAANGGTTIFSGIISDGGAQTLTLDGANGSTINLANNVTVNALTVSATTQNISLVGREQQHRGSDDLQQHGHDDAGRPEHGQHHLYRRAGGDGGGEEHRGRDQHHQHGDGPGHDDGSGDGQRHAQRWIEHHHTGRGDAGRRQEPDAGHGRGDHHQHRQHHWQRGRGRGEPDDQHHGRGDDRRRGRRGAAGHDHHHAIRWHEL